From the genome of Nitrososphaerota archaeon, one region includes:
- the glmS gene encoding glutamine--fructose-6-phosphate transaminase (isomerizing) produces MCGIIGCVAEEPVAGILLDGLRRVEYRGYDSAGMATIGNGKLRVRKGAGRISEIEGRKKLSELGGSIGMAHTRWATHGGVTDRNAHPQTSCGDTVAVIHNGIIENYLPLKKRLGAKGHAFKSETDTEVIAHLIEDEYKKAKDPLAATVTATKKLKGQYAIAVMFQDRPDVIIGARKDAPLVIGIGNGKMFIASDVLAFIEHTDRTIFLDNHEAVEITKDRVKIVGPGGREVRRKPTQVAWELSDLSKADYAHYTLKEIHEQPQTVVSASVQEAGKIAEFAAAIRGAKSLFIVASGTSYHSGLLMKFRLNQEAGIRCDAVVAGELRENSAFLIRGSVVVAISQSGETADLLEAVKVSKKRGAKVLSIVNAGGSTLARESDLVLLLNCGPEVGVAATKSFTAQVVVANLVVDAVLGKKRSNGVQDLSEGVKKALECEDQIKELVARYKDRSDFYFVARGYNSPVALEGALKLKELSYIHAEGMPASELKHGTLALIEKGTPVVVINPSGEAHADSLSAAEELKARGADVIGISDVKDDVYRYFVQVPKVPPKFTPVVEAIPLQLLAYHFAVAKRNDPDYPRNLAKSVTVK; encoded by the coding sequence GTGTGCGGGATAATCGGTTGCGTGGCCGAGGAGCCTGTCGCCGGGATACTCCTTGACGGATTGAGGAGGGTGGAGTACAGGGGATACGACTCGGCCGGAATGGCGACCATAGGCAACGGCAAGCTCAGGGTCAGGAAGGGAGCTGGGAGGATCAGCGAGATCGAGGGACGCAAGAAGCTCTCCGAGCTAGGCGGGAGCATCGGTATGGCCCACACCAGGTGGGCTACCCACGGCGGCGTCACCGACAGGAACGCCCACCCTCAGACGTCCTGCGGGGATACGGTGGCAGTCATCCACAACGGAATCATCGAAAACTACCTTCCACTGAAGAAGAGGTTGGGGGCGAAGGGGCACGCGTTCAAGAGCGAGACCGACACGGAGGTGATCGCCCATCTTATCGAGGACGAGTACAAGAAAGCCAAGGACCCCCTTGCGGCCACGGTCACAGCGACCAAGAAGCTGAAGGGACAGTATGCGATAGCGGTGATGTTCCAGGATAGGCCAGACGTCATCATCGGGGCCAGAAAGGATGCGCCCCTGGTCATTGGCATCGGGAACGGGAAGATGTTCATCGCAAGCGACGTCCTCGCATTCATCGAACACACGGACAGAACCATCTTCCTCGACAATCACGAGGCGGTGGAAATCACGAAGGACAGGGTGAAGATTGTGGGACCAGGAGGAAGGGAGGTCAGGCGCAAGCCCACCCAGGTCGCCTGGGAGCTTTCCGACCTCTCGAAGGCTGACTACGCGCACTACACCCTGAAGGAGATCCACGAACAGCCCCAGACGGTGGTCAGCGCGTCCGTGCAGGAAGCTGGAAAGATAGCTGAGTTCGCGGCGGCCATCAGGGGGGCGAAGTCGCTCTTCATCGTTGCCTCGGGGACCAGCTACCACTCGGGACTCCTGATGAAGTTCAGGCTCAACCAGGAAGCGGGCATAAGGTGCGACGCGGTGGTGGCAGGGGAGCTGCGCGAGAACTCCGCCTTCCTGATCAGGGGGTCGGTGGTTGTCGCGATTTCGCAGAGCGGTGAAACAGCCGACCTGCTGGAAGCGGTGAAAGTATCGAAGAAGAGGGGCGCGAAGGTGTTGTCAATCGTCAACGCTGGCGGGTCGACACTCGCCCGGGAGAGCGACCTGGTGCTGCTCCTGAACTGCGGACCCGAGGTGGGGGTAGCGGCCACGAAGAGCTTCACTGCACAGGTTGTCGTCGCGAACCTAGTGGTGGACGCTGTCCTCGGCAAGAAGAGGTCGAACGGGGTGCAGGATCTCTCGGAGGGGGTGAAGAAGGCCCTCGAATGCGAGGACCAGATCAAGGAACTAGTGGCAAGGTACAAGGACAGGTCGGACTTTTACTTCGTCGCTCGGGGGTACAATAGTCCGGTCGCGCTGGAAGGGGCACTAAAGCTGAAGGAGCTCTCCTACATACATGCAGAGGGGATGCCGGCCAGCGAGCTGAAGCACGGGACCCTGGCGCTCATCGAGAAAGGGACCCCCGTGGTCGTGATCAACCCGTCGGGGGAGGCCCACGCTGACTCCCTGTCGGCGGCCGAGGAGTTGAAGGCAAGGGGGGCCGACGTCATCGGGATATCGGACGTGAAGGACGATGTCTACAGGTACTTCGTTCAAGTGCCGAAGGTCCCGCCCAAGTTCACGCCAGTGGTGGAGGCGATTCCGCTGCAACTCCTTGCCTATCATTTCGCGGTCGCCAAGAGGAACGACCCGGACTACCCGCGCAACCTCGCGAAGTCCGTCACTGTCAAGTAA
- a CDS encoding deoxyhypusine synthase: MVSRKEVLSKPVATIQVGKKSISRLLREMAQTGFQGKKLGEVANIWAEMARQKDLTVFLGLTGSLSTTGQWKIIRWLIEKRYVDVLVSTGANISEDILEALGYHYYQGTWLADDEELLRLKIDRFYDVYADEFQYRKLENTIYKFANTLDERKIYSTREFLHQFGEYLSKKGIDSIVAAAYEAGVPIYSPGLIDSGYGVALSLLRRQKGKLIRLDQTKDMEELAQIAERTKRTGVVYLGGGVPKDTIQLSTIIKSLDKGGKEETPHEYAIQITADSPQWGGLSGCTLEEAVSWGKIAAGAKKATLYSDITLALPIVVHALNERVEKRSYPPDLDWVFKL; encoded by the coding sequence GTGGTATCAAGGAAGGAAGTCCTTTCGAAGCCGGTCGCGACGATTCAGGTGGGCAAGAAGAGCATCTCCCGTTTATTGCGCGAGATGGCTCAGACTGGGTTCCAGGGGAAGAAGCTCGGGGAGGTGGCAAACATCTGGGCGGAGATGGCGCGCCAGAAGGACCTCACCGTATTCCTGGGGCTGACCGGCTCGCTCAGCACGACAGGGCAGTGGAAGATCATCAGATGGCTGATAGAGAAGAGATACGTCGACGTTCTTGTAAGCACCGGGGCGAACATCTCCGAGGACATCCTCGAGGCGCTCGGGTACCACTACTATCAGGGGACCTGGCTGGCTGACGACGAGGAGCTCCTAAGGCTCAAGATCGACAGGTTCTACGACGTATACGCGGACGAGTTTCAGTATCGCAAGCTCGAGAACACAATCTACAAGTTCGCGAACACACTCGACGAGCGCAAGATCTACTCCACCCGGGAGTTCCTGCACCAGTTCGGCGAGTACCTTTCGAAGAAGGGAATAGACAGCATAGTCGCGGCTGCCTACGAAGCGGGGGTCCCAATCTATTCGCCGGGACTCATCGACAGCGGGTACGGTGTGGCCCTGAGCCTCCTCCGGAGACAGAAGGGGAAGCTGATCAGGCTGGACCAGACCAAGGACATGGAGGAGCTTGCGCAAATTGCGGAGAGGACAAAGCGGACGGGGGTCGTATACCTGGGCGGAGGGGTCCCCAAGGACACCATCCAGCTCTCTACCATAATCAAGTCCCTGGACAAGGGAGGGAAGGAGGAGACTCCCCACGAGTACGCCATTCAGATCACTGCCGACAGCCCCCAGTGGGGAGGTCTGTCCGGGTGCACCCTAGAAGAGGCGGTCAGCTGGGGGAAGATAGCGGCCGGTGCGAAGAAGGCGACGCTCTACTCGGACATCACCCTGGCGCTTCCGATCGTGGTCCACGCCCTCAACGAGAGGGTCGAGAAGAGAAGCTACCCGCCGGACCTGGACTGGGTCTTCAAGCTCTAG
- a CDS encoding lyase family protein, with protein MSYDAISPIDGRYRREAEPLAAYFSEGALNQERVSVELAYLSLLVRLGVAPRTRVPRLNVSLEKLKAIEGRVGHDVKAVEVYIRDSLKDSESVRLGPYVHLGLTSEDTNSLAFALLLKSALQKVLIPAYSALARELAAMARDQARTVMLARTHGRPAVPTTFGKELAIFAVRIAERVSLLSSLRPMAKFSGAVGTFASFSLMGAKDWPRVLGEFVASMGVEPAAYSTQVVPGERLSDILHCVVNINQLILSLSRDLWLYQALDYVHFTRPGKVSSSTMPQKVNPVDLENAEGQVEVSNSLLTMMAYRLQLTRMQRDLSDSVIRRMVGQALAHSLVASSRLSASLDSMKVEAKFMRQELLGHPEVLAEAEQVSLRLRGDESGYERVSAAVKKGVFVPFLKDPESYLGEAPRLAEACPKVVSDLLRPRA; from the coding sequence TTGAGCTATGATGCGATCTCTCCGATAGACGGAAGATACCGACGCGAGGCTGAGCCCCTCGCCGCCTACTTCTCTGAAGGGGCCCTGAACCAGGAGCGGGTCAGCGTGGAGCTCGCGTACCTCTCCCTTCTGGTAAGGCTCGGCGTCGCGCCCAGAACCAGGGTCCCCAGGCTCAACGTCTCCTTGGAGAAGCTGAAAGCCATCGAAGGGCGGGTCGGCCACGACGTCAAGGCGGTCGAAGTCTACATCCGGGATTCGCTGAAGGACTCGGAGTCAGTCCGCCTCGGACCCTACGTCCACCTCGGGCTCACGAGCGAGGACACCAACAGCCTGGCCTTCGCCCTCTTGCTGAAGTCAGCATTACAGAAGGTCCTCATCCCGGCCTACTCCGCTCTCGCCCGAGAGCTCGCGGCCATGGCCAGGGACCAGGCGAGGACAGTCATGCTTGCCCGGACCCACGGCAGGCCTGCCGTCCCTACGACATTCGGGAAGGAGTTGGCAATCTTCGCGGTGCGGATTGCCGAGAGGGTCTCCCTCCTTTCTTCTCTGAGGCCCATGGCCAAGTTCTCCGGGGCGGTCGGCACCTTCGCATCCTTCTCTCTGATGGGCGCCAAGGACTGGCCAAGGGTCCTCGGCGAATTCGTTGCTAGCATGGGGGTAGAACCAGCCGCATACTCGACCCAGGTCGTCCCCGGAGAAAGGCTCTCGGACATCCTGCACTGCGTTGTGAACATCAACCAGCTGATCCTCTCCCTTTCCCGGGACCTCTGGCTCTACCAGGCCCTCGACTACGTCCACTTCACGCGCCCGGGCAAGGTCAGCTCCTCCACGATGCCACAGAAGGTGAACCCCGTCGACCTGGAAAACGCCGAAGGGCAGGTCGAGGTCTCCAACTCCCTTCTGACCATGATGGCCTACAGGCTCCAGCTCACCCGGATGCAGCGCGACCTCTCCGACTCAGTGATCAGGAGGATGGTGGGCCAGGCCCTTGCCCATTCGCTCGTCGCTTCCTCGAGGCTCAGCGCCTCCCTGGATTCGATGAAGGTCGAGGCCAAGTTCATGAGGCAGGAACTCCTTGGGCACCCAGAGGTCCTCGCCGAGGCCGAACAGGTCTCACTTCGCCTCCGAGGCGACGAATCAGGATACGAAAGGGTCAGTGCCGCAGTCAAGAAGGGGGTCTTCGTCCCTTTCCTGAAAGACCCAGAGTCCTACCTGGGGGAGGCCCCCAGGCTCGCCGAGGCCTGTCCGAAGGTCGTGTCCGACCTTCTGCGCCCTAGAGCTTGA
- a CDS encoding adenylosuccinate synthetase — MGLQWGDEGKGKLVDYLAGGFDAVARFNGGSNAGHTVVIGDSKHTFHLIPSGALKSKQLLIGAGVALDPAILKEELSLLPDKVRASLVVDGRCTLVSPLDRQYDASLEEQRGSGAIGTTKRGIGPAYALRALRLAPRVSDLMEGFDTRALSQFYGRLGIDSAGLISWVEESKRLLSGLVGDVSSRISEIGRGGGSVLFEASQGTLLDILHGSYPFVTSSHTIVSYIPAALGIPPAEAGEALGVMKCYTTRVGSGPFPTELSDATSELIRSAGNEYGATTGRPRRVGWIDLVALRYAIRLNGVKNVAISKLDVLSQVKDFKVCVAYKDQGSETTDFQRSLSHLESVEPVLESPLSLYGAKYDQGLPVEGKKFVDYLERELAVTVTLVSHGEERSRTIEL, encoded by the coding sequence GTGGGCCTTCAGTGGGGGGATGAAGGCAAGGGCAAGCTGGTGGACTACCTCGCGGGTGGGTTCGACGCCGTCGCCCGCTTCAACGGCGGTAGCAACGCCGGCCACACCGTCGTGATAGGAGACAGCAAGCACACCTTCCACCTCATCCCGTCCGGCGCCCTGAAAAGCAAGCAGCTCCTGATCGGGGCAGGGGTCGCCCTGGACCCAGCCATCCTCAAAGAGGAGCTCTCCCTCCTCCCCGACAAGGTCAGGGCCAGCCTGGTCGTCGACGGGCGTTGCACCCTGGTCTCTCCGCTTGACAGGCAGTACGACGCCTCCCTCGAGGAGCAGCGGGGCTCCGGGGCCATAGGGACCACAAAGCGCGGCATAGGCCCGGCCTACGCCCTCAGGGCCCTGCGCCTCGCTCCCCGCGTCTCCGACCTGATGGAGGGGTTCGACACCCGGGCCCTCTCCCAGTTCTACGGGCGCCTCGGCATCGATTCCGCCGGGCTGATCTCGTGGGTCGAGGAATCCAAACGACTCCTCTCGGGGCTGGTGGGGGACGTTTCTTCCCGCATCTCAGAAATCGGGAGGGGAGGTGGTTCCGTCCTCTTCGAGGCCTCCCAGGGGACCCTGCTCGACATCCTCCACGGCTCCTACCCCTTCGTCACGAGCTCGCACACGATCGTCAGCTACATCCCTGCTGCCCTGGGGATCCCCCCAGCCGAAGCAGGGGAGGCCCTCGGGGTGATGAAATGCTACACCACCCGGGTGGGCTCGGGCCCCTTCCCCACCGAGCTCAGCGACGCGACTTCCGAGCTGATCCGGTCCGCTGGGAACGAATACGGGGCCACCACGGGCAGGCCGCGGAGGGTCGGGTGGATCGACCTGGTCGCGCTCCGCTACGCCATCCGGCTGAACGGAGTCAAGAACGTCGCAATCTCGAAGCTCGACGTCCTCTCTCAGGTGAAGGACTTCAAGGTCTGCGTGGCCTACAAGGACCAGGGCTCGGAGACGACAGATTTCCAGCGCTCCCTCTCCCATCTTGAGAGCGTCGAACCCGTGCTCGAGTCCCCCCTCTCCCTCTACGGCGCGAAGTACGACCAGGGGCTCCCGGTCGAAGGGAAGAAGTTCGTGGACTACCTGGAGCGAGAGCTCGCGGTTACTGTCACCCTTGTCTCCCATGGTGAGGAGCGTTCGAGAACCATTGAGCTATGA
- the guaB gene encoding IMP dehydrogenase, which yields MKGSDQEARIGLTFDDVLLVPKFSNVKSRRDADTTSRFTREIALSVPIISANMDTVTESAMAIAMARGGGIGVIHRFLPLEVQVSEVLRVKRSESVVIEDPFTLGPEKTVRDAWDAIGEQDIGGIVIVDERRRVLGLVTRRDITLEDQMDRKLRDVMTPRKDLVTAARGVSLEAARKLLHSHKIEKLPLLDRAGRLSGLITSKDIMKRRQFPSATKDSKGRLRVAAAIGVKGDHIKRAERLLEVGADALVVDIAHGHSTYAIDTLRMIRKEFGDVQVVAGNVATTKGARDLIKAGADGIKVGVGSGSICVTRVVTGSGVPQLTAIMDSAKAAREYDVPVVGDGGVRNPGDVTKALAAGASTVMIGSLFAGTEESPGPTILREGVRYKLTRGMASLTAGVDRRIREGGARRSNDAELIEEVIEESVPEGVEGLIPYKGRVDEVVKQLVGGLRSGMSYSGARNIGELQRKAEFMRITAAGVKESLPHDIQKVV from the coding sequence GTGAAGGGTTCCGATCAGGAAGCGAGAATCGGCCTCACTTTCGACGATGTTCTTCTAGTTCCCAAATTCTCCAACGTAAAATCCAGGCGCGACGCGGACACGACCTCAAGGTTCACTCGCGAAATAGCGCTGAGCGTCCCCATTATCAGCGCCAACATGGACACAGTCACGGAGTCGGCCATGGCCATCGCAATGGCACGGGGAGGCGGAATCGGGGTCATCCACAGGTTCCTCCCCCTAGAAGTCCAGGTCTCCGAAGTGCTCAGGGTCAAGCGCTCGGAGAGCGTAGTCATCGAGGACCCGTTCACCCTCGGTCCTGAGAAGACGGTCAGGGACGCCTGGGACGCCATAGGAGAGCAGGACATCGGAGGCATCGTCATAGTCGACGAAAGAAGGAGGGTCCTCGGCCTGGTCACCAGGAGGGACATCACCCTCGAAGACCAGATGGACAGAAAGCTCAGGGACGTCATGACCCCGAGGAAGGACCTGGTCACTGCCGCCCGGGGGGTGTCCCTCGAAGCTGCCAGGAAGCTACTTCATTCTCACAAGATAGAGAAGCTCCCCCTCCTGGACAGGGCGGGCAGGCTGTCCGGCCTGATAACGTCGAAGGACATCATGAAGCGGAGGCAGTTCCCCTCGGCGACGAAGGATTCGAAGGGACGCCTCAGGGTGGCGGCGGCCATAGGCGTGAAGGGAGACCACATCAAGCGAGCCGAGAGGCTCCTCGAGGTGGGGGCAGATGCCCTGGTGGTGGACATCGCCCACGGGCACTCCACCTACGCCATCGACACTCTAAGGATGATCAGGAAAGAGTTCGGGGACGTCCAGGTCGTGGCCGGCAACGTAGCCACGACGAAGGGCGCACGCGACCTCATCAAAGCCGGTGCCGACGGCATCAAGGTGGGCGTGGGGTCGGGGTCCATCTGCGTGACGAGGGTGGTCACCGGGTCGGGTGTCCCCCAGCTCACTGCGATCATGGACAGCGCGAAGGCGGCACGCGAGTATGACGTCCCGGTGGTCGGGGACGGCGGGGTCAGGAACCCGGGAGACGTCACCAAGGCCCTGGCCGCAGGTGCCTCGACAGTCATGATAGGGAGCCTTTTCGCCGGCACGGAAGAGAGCCCGGGCCCGACCATACTCCGGGAGGGGGTCAGGTACAAGCTCACCCGGGGCATGGCATCGCTCACTGCCGGCGTGGACAGGCGCATCAGGGAAGGAGGAGCCCGCAGGTCCAATGATGCGGAGCTGATCGAAGAGGTGATCGAAGAAAGCGTCCCCGAGGGGGTCGAGGGCCTCATCCCCTACAAGGGGAGGGTGGACGAAGTGGTCAAGCAGCTCGTGGGTGGCCTCCGCTCGGGGATGAGCTACTCCGGGGCCCGCAACATAGGCGAGCTGCAGAGGAAGGCCGAATTCATGAGGATAACGGCGGCCGGCGTCAAGGAAAGCCTCCCCCATGACATCCAGAAGGTAGTCTGA
- a CDS encoding RNA-guided pseudouridylation complex pseudouridine synthase subunit Cbf5, which produces MSKAEETRFRSPRMVVLDEEDADPEHGWEPRSRPVDVMLQYGLIALDKPRGPTSHEVVAWVRKMLGVEKAGHSGTLDPPVSGLLPIGLGHATKALSLLLEFPKEYWGVLRIHSSVPAKKLGAVVKEFTGEIFQRPPQRSSVSRQVRSRTIYELSLAEGKGNLHLFRCLCQSGTYIRKLVYDMGEVLEVGATMVELRRTKVGPLVESDGFSNLHQLSDAMYKLRSGDESGLRSIVKPIEDSLGSIDRIVVRDSAVDAICHGARLGIPGILSVSEGISKDDTLALMSSKGELVAIGKALLTTEEMRSLHKGLSCTTERVIMKAGTYPKLWKSKAKPKAA; this is translated from the coding sequence ATGTCAAAAGCAGAAGAGACTAGGTTCCGGTCTCCGAGGATGGTCGTCCTCGACGAGGAGGATGCCGACCCCGAACACGGCTGGGAACCCAGGTCCCGCCCCGTCGACGTGATGCTCCAGTACGGCCTCATCGCCCTCGACAAGCCCCGCGGTCCCACGAGCCACGAGGTGGTCGCCTGGGTCAGGAAGATGCTGGGCGTCGAGAAGGCGGGGCACAGCGGGACCCTCGACCCCCCGGTCTCGGGCCTCCTCCCCATCGGCCTGGGGCACGCCACCAAGGCCCTGAGCCTCCTCCTCGAGTTCCCGAAGGAGTACTGGGGCGTGCTGCGGATCCATTCTTCAGTCCCTGCGAAGAAACTCGGCGCAGTAGTGAAGGAGTTCACCGGGGAGATATTCCAGAGGCCCCCGCAGCGCTCCTCGGTCAGTAGGCAGGTCAGAAGCAGGACCATCTACGAGCTGAGCCTCGCCGAGGGCAAGGGAAACCTCCACCTGTTCCGCTGCCTCTGTCAGTCTGGGACCTACATCAGGAAGCTCGTCTACGACATGGGGGAGGTCCTGGAGGTCGGGGCCACCATGGTGGAACTCCGCAGGACCAAGGTGGGGCCCCTCGTGGAGAGCGACGGCTTCTCCAACCTGCACCAGCTGAGCGACGCCATGTACAAGCTCCGCAGCGGCGACGAATCCGGTCTGAGGTCCATCGTCAAGCCCATCGAGGATTCGCTGGGTTCGATTGACAGGATCGTGGTCCGCGACTCTGCGGTGGACGCCATTTGCCATGGCGCGCGCCTGGGGATCCCCGGAATCCTCTCCGTGTCCGAAGGGATTTCCAAGGACGACACCCTCGCGCTGATGTCTTCGAAGGGGGAGCTGGTCGCCATAGGGAAGGCTCTCCTCACGACGGAAGAGATGCGCTCCCTTCACAAGGGCCTGAGCTGCACCACCGAGCGGGTGATCATGAAGGCAGGCACCTACCCGAAGCTCTGGAAGAGCAAGGCCAAGCCGAAGGCAGCCTGA
- a CDS encoding cytidylate kinase family protein, which yields MKAIIISGMPAVGKTTVSKMVAADLGVPTVGGGDVLKEMAVEEGYTPGGEDWWDKGEGMKFLEERKRSSDFDREVDARLLQKAKKGDVVITSYPLPWLSKGGLKVWLSGSVRSRAARMAKRDQISLSKCMKVLSVRDFENYKLYRKIYQIEFGKDLKPFDLVVDTERIDESRVARIILEYVKSRRD from the coding sequence ATGAAAGCCATCATCATCTCAGGGATGCCCGCCGTAGGAAAGACAACTGTCTCGAAGATGGTTGCGGCCGACCTCGGGGTCCCGACCGTCGGGGGCGGGGACGTCCTCAAGGAGATGGCGGTTGAGGAGGGGTACACCCCTGGAGGAGAGGACTGGTGGGACAAGGGCGAGGGGATGAAGTTCCTGGAGGAGAGGAAGCGCTCGTCGGACTTCGATAGGGAGGTGGACGCGAGGCTCCTGCAGAAGGCGAAGAAGGGAGACGTGGTGATAACCAGCTACCCTCTGCCTTGGCTTTCGAAGGGCGGCCTGAAGGTGTGGCTGTCCGGGTCGGTCAGAAGCAGGGCGGCCAGGATGGCGAAGAGGGACCAAATCTCTCTGTCGAAGTGTATGAAGGTCCTCTCGGTCCGAGATTTCGAGAACTACAAGCTCTACAGAAAGATCTACCAGATCGAGTTCGGCAAAGACCTGAAGCCCTTCGACCTCGTCGTGGACACGGAACGCATAGACGAGTCCAGGGTGGCGCGGATAATCCTTGAGTATGTCAAAAGCAGAAGAGACTAG
- a CDS encoding EMC3/TMCO1 family protein: MTRSQMHRQGRTLPSDRASSSSLAAIILLLVVALGWIAPVFAQTTATVTTTATQGSGAAAVSLSPSSDSSNALVEVSGSGFLAGRNVTVIYDGNQVAFSGTCRTDSTGLIPGCNFRVPASSSGAHHVLVTDGTNSASSTFTVPSISIPESTYLVTLTSVTLGLVTQLATRRLVDLNAERRMKAEVAAFNKEKREATLANDKARLEKIKKRELPMRQAQTKVSTARLKVTAVTFVPLLGVYYLMANFLGGFNVAVAHSPIPIPFLVGPTGAMVLFWWYLISSFTASSLLTKLLHTTT; encoded by the coding sequence ATGACCCGTTCGCAGATGCACAGACAGGGCAGGACCCTTCCGTCGGACAGGGCCTCGAGCTCCTCCCTGGCCGCCATCATCCTCCTCCTGGTCGTGGCCCTGGGCTGGATTGCCCCAGTATTCGCCCAGACGACCGCCACTGTCACTACGACTGCCACCCAGGGCTCGGGCGCAGCCGCAGTTTCCCTGAGCCCATCTTCAGACAGCTCCAACGCCCTGGTCGAGGTCTCCGGGTCTGGCTTCCTGGCCGGCCGAAACGTAACGGTGATCTACGACGGCAACCAGGTCGCCTTCAGCGGGACCTGCAGGACTGATTCGACCGGCTTGATTCCGGGGTGCAACTTCCGGGTCCCAGCTTCGAGCTCCGGGGCCCACCACGTCCTCGTCACCGACGGCACCAACTCCGCCTCCTCCACCTTCACCGTCCCTTCGATATCGATCCCGGAGTCGACCTACCTCGTAACGCTGACCTCGGTCACCCTCGGCCTCGTGACGCAGCTGGCGACGCGCAGGCTCGTGGACCTCAACGCCGAAAGGCGGATGAAGGCTGAAGTCGCGGCCTTCAACAAGGAGAAGCGAGAAGCGACCCTGGCAAACGACAAGGCGAGGCTGGAGAAGATAAAGAAGAGAGAGCTTCCGATGAGGCAGGCCCAGACCAAGGTCTCCACCGCCAGGCTGAAGGTGACTGCTGTCACATTCGTCCCTCTGCTCGGAGTCTATTACCTGATGGCCAACTTCCTCGGCGGGTTCAACGTGGCGGTCGCGCACTCCCCGATCCCTATCCCCTTCCTGGTCGGTCCGACCGGGGCCATGGTCCTCTTCTGGTGGTATCTGATCAGCTCGTTCACCGCTTCGAGCCTGCTGACCAAGCTCCTGCACACCACAACCTAG
- a CDS encoding adenylate kinase encodes MSLRVVVVGIAGVGKTTVVERVRSLLKGAELVTFGTVMLEEGKKRKWIKDRDELRKLPVVKQNQLQTMAASRISRMTHPSVLVDTHLFIRTKEGFWPGLPFDVARALKPTHLVLIEAAPEEILSRRATDTKRYRDKIAVEEVKEELELARTFLAVVSTITGAPMFAFRNSAGKADATARRIAGLLRAAK; translated from the coding sequence GTGTCCCTGAGGGTTGTGGTCGTCGGAATTGCCGGGGTCGGGAAGACGACCGTGGTGGAGAGGGTCAGGTCTCTTCTCAAGGGGGCCGAGCTCGTCACCTTCGGCACAGTCATGCTCGAGGAAGGGAAGAAGCGGAAGTGGATCAAGGACCGGGACGAGCTGCGGAAGCTTCCCGTCGTGAAGCAGAACCAGCTCCAGACTATGGCCGCCTCAAGGATCTCGAGGATGACCCACCCCTCGGTCCTGGTCGACACCCACCTCTTCATCAGGACGAAAGAGGGATTCTGGCCGGGGTTACCCTTCGACGTCGCGAGGGCACTCAAACCAACCCACCTGGTCCTGATCGAAGCGGCCCCGGAGGAGATCCTTTCTCGCAGGGCCACTGACACAAAGAGGTACAGGGACAAGATCGCGGTGGAGGAGGTCAAAGAGGAGCTGGAGCTTGCCCGCACCTTCCTTGCTGTGGTGTCGACCATCACCGGCGCGCCCATGTTCGCCTTCAGAAACTCCGCAGGGAAAGCCGATGCCACTGCGAGGAGAATCGCAGGGTTGTTGAGGGCGGCCAAATGA